The following DNA comes from Curtobacterium sp. 9128.
TCCTGAAGGACTACGCACCCAGCTCTTGGTGAGGCGCTGGCACACGGCGCGCATGGCCGCCCGCCCTCGGTCCTGACGTCGACGCCGATCGACTGCACACGACTTACCGAGACCACAGCCGTGGCTCATGGTCGGCCGATGATGGTCGCTGACGATCGTCGTCATGACCACCCACGCACCCGACGTCACCGCGCCGCACCCACCGTCGGCGAGGGCCGCAGCCAGCGCTGCCCGACCCACGGTCGGCGATCGACTGCGACGACTGGTCCGCGGCCGGGGTGATGCCGCCCGGTGGGAGCGTCCGGCGTTGCTCGGCCTGCTGCTGGCGACGGGTGTGCTCTACGTCGTGAACCTCGACGTGAACGGCTGGGCGAACGCCTTCTACTCCGCGGCGGTGCAGGCCGGAAGCCAGAGCTGGGAGGCGTTCTTCTACGGATCGTCCGACGCCGCGAACGCCATCACCGTGGACAAGCCGCCCGCCTTCCTCTGGGTGATCGGGATCTCGGTCCGGCTCTTCGGGCTGAACTCGTGGGCGATCCTGCTGCCCCAGGCGCTGATGGGGGTCGCGTCGGTTGCCATCCTGTACCGGATCGTGCGTCGCCGCTTCTCAGCCGGTGCGGCACTCATCGCCGGCGCGGTGCTCGCCACCACCCCGGTCGCGACACTGATGTTCCGCTACGACAACCCGGACGCGCTGCTCGTCCTGCTCACGGTCGGAGCGATCGCCCTGGCCCTGCGCGGCATCGAGTCCGGGCGGATGCGCTGGGTCGTGTGGGCCGGCGTGCTCGTCGGACTCGGCTTCCTGACGAAGCAGCTGCAGGCGTTCCTCGTGCTGCCACCCCTGATCGGCGTGTACCTCGTCGCGTCGCCCCGTCCGGTGCTCCGCCGGCTCGGCCACCTCGCGGCCGCTGCCGCCGCGCTCGTCGTGTCCGCCGGATGGTGGGTCGCGATCGTCGAGCTCGTCCCGGCTTCGGCCCGCCCGTACATCGGCGGGTCACAGACGAACAGCTTCCTGGAGCTGACCTTCGGCTACAACGGCCTCGGTCGGGTCACCGGAGACGAGACCGGCAGCGTCGTCCCCGGAGGGACCACCGGCGCGGGCTCCTGGGGCTCGACCGGCCTGACGCGGCTGTTCGGCTCGGAGTTCGGCACCCAGGTCACGTGGCTCCTGCCGACCGCGCTGCTGGTGCTCGTCGTGTCACTCGTCGCCGTCGGCACCCGGCGCCGCAGCGACCCACGCCAGGCGACCGTACTGGTGCTCGGTGGTTCGCTGCTCGTCACCGGGGCGGTCTTCAGCTTCATGGGCGGGATCTTCCACCCGTACTACACCGTCGCTCTCGCCCCCTACATCGCCGGCCTGGTGGGCATCGGTGCAGGACTCTTGTGGCAGCGCCGGGCCGTGCTCGCCTGGCGGATCGCGACGTCCGTGATCGTGGCCGTCTCCGGGGCCTGGTCCTTCGCGCTGCTGACCCAGGCGTCGTCGTGGCAGCCGTGGATCCGCTGGGTGGTGTTGGCCGCGACGGTGGTCGGGGCGGTGCTGGTCCTGGTGCCTCCGCGAGGCCGGCGTGTGGCGTCGGCCACGATCGCGGTGGTGCTCGTCGCGGCACTGCTCGGGCCGACGGCGTTCTCGGTACAGACCACCACGGTGGGGCATACCGGCGCACTTCCCTCCGCCGGCCCGAGCGTGACGTCGGCGGGTCCCGGCGGCGGCGTCGGTGGGCCCGGGGGCGCCGGTGGTGCCGGTGGCGCCGGCGGCGGGCAGCCCGGGCAGCAGCAGGCACCGGGTGGTCAGGCTCCCGGTGGTCAGGCTCCGGGTGGTCAGGCTCCCGGCCAGCTCCAGGGTGATGGCACCGCTGGGGGTGCCGGTGGTGGCACGAACCTGCTCGGTGGTTCGACGGAGGTGTCGGAGAAGGTCGTGGCGGCGCTCTCCGCCGACGCCGACGACTTCACCTGGGCGGCCGCGACCGTCGGCTCGAACAGCGCCGCCACCTACCAGCTCGCGACGGGCGACCCGGTGATGGCGATCGGCGGGTACAACGGCACCGATCCGTCGCCGACGCTGTCGGAGTTCAAGACCTTGGTCGCCGAAGGGCGAGTGCACTGGTTCATCGGCGGCTCCACGAACACCAGCGGCAGCACCGGGAGCGACGCCGCCACGAAGATCGCGGCGTGGGTCGCCGCGAACTTCGACGCGCAGACCGTCGGTGGCGTCACGATGTACGACCTGACGAGCGGTGCTTGACCCGGCAACGGCCGGACAGGAGGCACGGTGTCAGCCCGCACCGCGCCTCCTGTCCGGGGTCGTCAGCGCAGGTTCTCCTCGACAGCCAGGTTCTTCTGCACCGCGAACTGCGTGCGGTGCAGTTCCTCGTACCGGCCGCCGGCAGCCAGCAGTTCCTCGTGCGTGCCGCGCTCCACGATCGAGCCGTCCTCGACCACGAGGATCAAGTCAGCGCTCCGGATGGTGGACAGCCGGTGTGCGATGACCATCGCGGTCCGTCCCTCCAGCGCCTCGCTCAGCGCTGCCTGCACCGCGGCCTCGGACGTCGAGTCGAGCGCCGCCGTCGCCTCGTCGAGGATGACGACCCGCGGCTGCGCGAGCAGCAGCCTCGCGATGGTCATCCGCTGGCGTTCACCACCGGACAGCCGGTAGCCGCGCTCCCCCACCATCGTGTCGAGCTGATCGGGCAGGGACCGGATGAGCGGCTCGAGCCGAGCACGGCGGACGGCGTCCCAGACCTCGTCGTCGGATGCCCCGGGCCGGGCGAGGCGCAGGTTGGAGCGGATGGTCTCGTGGAACAGGTGGCCGTCCTGCGTCACCATGCCGAGCGAGTGCCGCATCGACGCGAAGGTGACGTCGCGGACGTCCTTCCCGGCCAGCCGCACCGCCCCGCTGTCGACGTCGTACAGCCGCGACAGGAGCTGCGCGATCGTGGACTTGCCGGCACCGGAGGTCCCGACGAGCGCGACGGTCTGCCCTGGCTCGATGCGGAAGGAGACACCGTGCAGGACCTCTTCGCCACCGCGGGTGTCCAGCGTGGACACCTCTTCGAGTGAGGCGAGCGACACCTTGTCCGCCGCCGGGTACGCGAAGCGGACGTCGTCGAACTCGACCGACACCGGGCCGTCCGGGACGGTGCCCGCGTCGGGCTTCTCCTGGATCAGCGGTTCGAGGTCCAGCACCTCGAAGACCCGCTCGAAGCTGACCACAGCGCTCATGATCTCGACCCGCGCGTTCGCCAGGCTGGTCAGCGGGGCGTAGAGGCGGGTGAGCAGCAGGGCGAGCGTCACCACGTCGCCGGTGTTCAGCTGCCCACCGAGTGCAAGGGAGCCGCCGACCCCGTAGACGAGCGCGAGCGCGAGTGCGGAGACGAGCGTGAGCGCGGTGACGAAGACGAACTGCAGCAGGGCGCTCCTGACACCGATGTCGCGGACGCGGGCGGCGCGCACCCGGAACTCCTCGGCCTCTTCGTCGGGACGACCGAACAGCTTGACGAGGGTGGCGCCCGGCGCCGAGAACCGCTCGGTCATCTGCGTGCTCATCGCTGCGTTGTGATCAGCGGCCTCGCGGCGGAGCGCAGCGAGCCGGCTGCCCATCCGGCGTGCTGGGATGAGGAAGATCGGGAGCATGACCACCGCGAGCACGGTCACGAGCCACGACGTGCTGAGCATGACGGCCAGGGTGAGGATCAGCGCCACGATGTTCGTGACCACGCCGGACAGCGTGCCGCTGAAGGCCTGCTGCGCGCCGATCACATCGTTGTTGAGACGGCTGACGAGCGCGCCCGTCCGCGTACGGGTGAAGAAGGCGATCGGCATCTTCTGCACGTGGTTGAAGACGGCGGTGCGGAGGTCGAGGATCACACCTTCGCCGATCCGTGCCGAGTACCAGCGGGTCACGAGCGACGCGGCGGCGTCGGCGACGGCGACCAGGGCGATGACGACGGCGAGCCAGACGATCGTGCCGACTGCCCCCTTGGCAGCGATGACGTCGACGACCTGGCCTGCGAGCACCGGCGTCGCGACTGCCAGGAACGCCCCGACGACGGACAGCGCGATGAAGACCACCAACTTGGCCCGGTACGGCACGGCGAACGTCATGATCCGTCGGACGGACTCACGGGAGATGCCGTGCTTGCCGTCCCTGGCGGTCGAGATCTTGTACAGCGAGCTCCAGGCCGCGCCTTCCATGCTCATGGCTGTTCCTTCCGTGGGCTCCGGACCGAGGGGAGTCGGCTCGGCGCCCGAGTGGCAAGGATACGGGCGGCCAGCGACAATCCTGCGACCGCGGCGGGCAACGGACGGGGCCCCGCGTTTCGTGCGCTCGGTAGCATTCCGTCGTGGCACAAGTCGTCGTCTTCGCCCTCCGCGCGTCCCTCGACGCACACCGTGCCGCTCTCTCGGACGCGATCCACGGCGCGATCATGAAGGCGCTCGACTACCCGCCAGAGAAGCGGTTCCAGCGGTTCATCGGCCTTGACCCCGCCGACTTCGTCCATCCGGAAGACCGGGGTCCTCACTACACGATCATCGAGATCTCGATGTTCGAGGGCAGGAGCGAGACAGCGAAGCGAACCCTCATCAGCGAGCTCTTCGCTCGAATCGAATCCGCTGTCGGCATCTCGTCGCACAGTGTCGAGATCACGATCACCGAGACGCCGAAGGTGAACTGGGGCATCCGGGGCCGGAACGCCGCAGACCTCGCGCTCGACTACACCGTCGAGGTCTGAGCCTGGATCGCGCGGTCCTACGCTGTCGACATGGTGGGATCTCGGAACGGGGCGATGACGAGTTGGCTCCGCCGAGCGGCGCTACCGGCTGTGGTCGTCGTCGCCGGCGCAGTCTTCGCGGTCGGGATGTTCAGCCTCGGGAAGATCCGGTACGACTACGTCAGCTGGGGATCGGTGGCTTTCGCATCAGTGGCCGCGATCCCGTTGGGTGTCGCGGTCGCCGCCACCGTCGCGTGGGTCGGGGTCGTCGTGAGGAACCGCGCGGAGCAGAAACTCGCGGCGCATCCGGTGCGCCGCGCATCGGTCGTCGTGGGAGCGCTGGCCTTCGTCGCTGCCGTCATCGGCGGTCTGCTGCTGACTGTCGGCGGGTGGCAACTCGTTCTTCCGGCGGGGGCTGTCTGCGGTTGCCTGGCCGCGGGATGCGCAGGGGTCGTCCTGCGACGACCGAGAGCAGTCACTCGAGACGACGAGTCGGATCGCCACGGGGCAGCGCGAGCCCGTTGGCCGATCGGCCACCGGTCAGGTGGTCAGGTGCCGCTCCGCCACGATCGTCGTGGAGACCAGTGACCTCCACGAGGCTGCGCACGTCGCCGCCCATGCGTCCGAGCACGTCCACGAGGCAATGGGCAACGTCGACGCCTTCACCGTCACTCCCGCGCCGCCGTCACGTCGATGACCGCTCCGGTCGACGACGTCCACCGAGTGCGGTTGCTCCGCGTCGGTCGGGGGTTGGAGTGGTGCACGCTCGCGTGGAACGTGATCGGTGCCGTCGTCCTCGCTGTCCTCGCGGTGCGTGCAGCGTCGGCTGCGTTGGCCGGCTTCGGGTTGGACTCGGTCATCGAGATCGGCGCGAGCGTCGTTGTCCTCTGGGAGCTGGCGGGGACCGGCGCCGCCCGGCAGGAGCGAGCGCTACGGCTTATCGGCGTGGCATTCATCGCCCTCGCCGTCTACCTGACCGCGCAGTCGGTGACGGCGCTGGTCACCGGGCACCATGCCCGTCCGTCCGCGGGCGGGATCGTGTGGTCGGCGATCACGGTCGCGGTCATGTTCAGCCTCGCCGCCCGGAGCGGAGCATGCACACCCGGCACGCCTCCGGCAGCGTTTCGATGTCAGCGACCGGTTCGGTGGTGTCGGCGGACCGGAGGCGGTAGCCCGGGGCGAGGGCTTCGGCCTCGAACCAGTCCAGCAGGAATCGCTCGCCGCGCTGCATCGGTGGGCTGCGCGGTCAGCAGCAGTCGCAGGCGTCGACCTGTCGCTCACCCGTGAGGGCGGAGACGGGTTGCTTGCAGGCGTCGCCCCGCCACGCTTCGAGGCCTTCGCGGACGGCGAAGACGACCACGACTAGGCCGGCGATGGGATCGGCCCAGGTCCACCCGAAGAGGGTGTTCAGCAGCAGGCCGATGAGGACGGCGGCGGAGAGGTAGCTGCACACAAGGGTTTGCTTCGAGTCCGCGATCGCTGATGCGGAGCCGAGTTCCTTGCCGGTGCGGCGTTCCAGGAGGCTGAGGAATGGCATGATCGCCAGGCTGACCGTGGCGAGGACGATACCGACGGTGCTGTGTTCCGGTTCGCGGATGCCGGTGAGTGCCAGGATCGCGTCGACGCTCACGTAGAGGGCGAGACCGAAGAACGAGACCGCGATGACCTTCAACGCGGTGCGTTCGCGCGCTTCGGGGTCGTGGCCGGCGAACTGCCATGCAACAGCCGCGGCGGAGAGGACCTCGACGATGGAGTCCAGGCCGAAGCCGACCAGCGCCGTGGACGACGCGATGGTACCGGCGCTGATCGCGACGATCGCCTCGATGACGTTGTAGGTGATGGTTGCCGCGACGATCCACCGGACCCGGCGCTGCAGGAGCAGCCGCCGCGCGGCGGAGAGTGGCGTGCTGAGCTGGATGGTGGCGCTCATGCGCCGACTCCGCAGCACAGCGGCACGTCGCAGTCCGCGTCGGTGCAGCCGACGCCGTCGTCGACGGCGAGGACGACGTCGACGAGCGCTTCGAGGGCACGCGTGAGGTGCGGGTCGGCGATTTCGTACCGGGTGCTGCGTCCCTCCGGTGCGGCGACGACGATGCCACACCCACGCAGGCACGCGAGGTGGTTCGACACGTTCGTCCGCGTCAGTTCGAGCTCGTCCGCCAATCGCGCCGGGTAGCCGGGGCCGTCCAGTAGCCGGAGCAGGATCCGCGACCGAGTCGGGTCGGCAAGCGCCCGCCCCAGTCGATTCATGACGTCGAGCCTCGGCGCTATGGTCAGCATTCGCTGACTATACAGCGCACGGTGACATGAGGTGAACGGTGAGCGATCGGTCATCGGATCGTTCGGCCGGTGTTCGCCTTGGCCCGCGTCAGCGCGGGCCGCGGGGATCGCGATCCGCGATCCGGGATCGAGAGAAGGCCGCACGAGCACGATTGGAGCAGGGTCTCCTGGTTGACCGAGCATCGTTGCTGTCGCCGCCATGGCTCGAACCGGTCTGCGCTGCACTGATCACCTGATTCGCCGTCGGCCTCGGCCTCTTGCTCAACGCACTGTTCGGACATCGGACGTTCGTCACGGTGCGTGTCGGCCTGAGCTTCTCGGTCAGCAGTTCACTCGGCTTCCTGCTGTTGCTCATCGTTCTTCGCGCGCTGCGTCGACGGGGACGGACATCCGCCTGGAACCCCGATCCGTCTCGCTCACCACTCGGTGAGCGAGACGGCGGCGCGGCCCCTCAGTATTCGAGCGCTGGCCACTCCGACAGACGGGAGAAGCGAGGACGCAGCGGTGCGGGCTCGTCATCGTCCATCACTCGGACCTCCGTGAGCACCGTGACCTCGCTCGTGCCGTACCAGCGGTGCGCGATGCCGTCCCCTTCGTCGATGACCACCGTCACGCGGTCCGCCGGATCGCGCTCGTGCTCGCATGTCACAAGCAGCCAGTGCCCGCGGATCCGTTGCACCAGGATCGGCACGAAGCTCGCGGGCGAACCCCACATCGGCAGGAGCTCCGGGGTGAGCAGCCGAACCGGAGGCGCTACCGTGCCGCTGCGGGCGAAGCCGACTTCCACCGGCCCGTCGATCGAGTGGAGGACACCATCCGCGTACTGATCGCGGTGGCGGTCGCCTTGCCGGTCACACGTCCAGCTCTCGTCGCGCTCGTCGACGACGAGCTGGAACTGCCGCGCCTGCGCCGAGCCGCCCCGCATCATGGTCACCCCGCGAG
Coding sequences within:
- a CDS encoding glycosyltransferase family 39 protein, with product MTTHAPDVTAPHPPSARAAASAARPTVGDRLRRLVRGRGDAARWERPALLGLLLATGVLYVVNLDVNGWANAFYSAAVQAGSQSWEAFFYGSSDAANAITVDKPPAFLWVIGISVRLFGLNSWAILLPQALMGVASVAILYRIVRRRFSAGAALIAGAVLATTPVATLMFRYDNPDALLVLLTVGAIALALRGIESGRMRWVVWAGVLVGLGFLTKQLQAFLVLPPLIGVYLVASPRPVLRRLGHLAAAAAALVVSAGWWVAIVELVPASARPYIGGSQTNSFLELTFGYNGLGRVTGDETGSVVPGGTTGAGSWGSTGLTRLFGSEFGTQVTWLLPTALLVLVVSLVAVGTRRRSDPRQATVLVLGGSLLVTGAVFSFMGGIFHPYYTVALAPYIAGLVGIGAGLLWQRRAVLAWRIATSVIVAVSGAWSFALLTQASSWQPWIRWVVLAATVVGAVLVLVPPRGRRVASATIAVVLVAALLGPTAFSVQTTTVGHTGALPSAGPSVTSAGPGGGVGGPGGAGGAGGAGGGQPGQQQAPGGQAPGGQAPGGQAPGQLQGDGTAGGAGGGTNLLGGSTEVSEKVVAALSADADDFTWAAATVGSNSAATYQLATGDPVMAIGGYNGTDPSPTLSEFKTLVAEGRVHWFIGGSTNTSGSTGSDAATKIAAWVAANFDAQTVGGVTMYDLTSGA
- a CDS encoding cation transporter is translated as MSATIQLSTPLSAARRLLLQRRVRWIVAATITYNVIEAIVAISAGTIASSTALVGFGLDSIVEVLSAAAVAWQFAGHDPEARERTALKVIAVSFFGLALYVSVDAILALTGIREPEHSTVGIVLATVSLAIMPFLSLLERRTGKELGSASAIADSKQTLVCSYLSAAVLIGLLLNTLFGWTWADPIAGLVVVVFAVREGLEAWRGDACKQPVSALTGERQVDACDCC
- a CDS encoding tautomerase family protein, translating into MAQVVVFALRASLDAHRAALSDAIHGAIMKALDYPPEKRFQRFIGLDPADFVHPEDRGPHYTIIEISMFEGRSETAKRTLISELFARIESAVGISSHSVEITITETPKVNWGIRGRNAADLALDYTVEV
- a CDS encoding ABC transporter ATP-binding protein, which gives rise to MSMEGAAWSSLYKISTARDGKHGISRESVRRIMTFAVPYRAKLVVFIALSVVGAFLAVATPVLAGQVVDVIAAKGAVGTIVWLAVVIALVAVADAAASLVTRWYSARIGEGVILDLRTAVFNHVQKMPIAFFTRTRTGALVSRLNNDVIGAQQAFSGTLSGVVTNIVALILTLAVMLSTSWLVTVLAVVMLPIFLIPARRMGSRLAALRREAADHNAAMSTQMTERFSAPGATLVKLFGRPDEEAEEFRVRAARVRDIGVRSALLQFVFVTALTLVSALALALVYGVGGSLALGGQLNTGDVVTLALLLTRLYAPLTSLANARVEIMSAVVSFERVFEVLDLEPLIQEKPDAGTVPDGPVSVEFDDVRFAYPAADKVSLASLEEVSTLDTRGGEEVLHGVSFRIEPGQTVALVGTSGAGKSTIAQLLSRLYDVDSGAVRLAGKDVRDVTFASMRHSLGMVTQDGHLFHETIRSNLRLARPGASDDEVWDAVRRARLEPLIRSLPDQLDTMVGERGYRLSGGERQRMTIARLLLAQPRVVILDEATAALDSTSEAAVQAALSEALEGRTAMVIAHRLSTIRSADLILVVEDGSIVERGTHEELLAAGGRYEELHRTQFAVQKNLAVEENLR
- a CDS encoding metalloregulator ArsR/SmtB family transcription factor yields the protein MLTIAPRLDVMNRLGRALADPTRSRILLRLLDGPGYPARLADELELTRTNVSNHLACLRGCGIVVAAPEGRSTRYEIADPHLTRALEALVDVVLAVDDGVGCTDADCDVPLCCGVGA